From a single Banduia mediterranea genomic region:
- a CDS encoding arylsulfotransferase family protein, with protein sequence MLDRVGDALYKLVLILCVAFLAFCAGSFVVLGKVFPYELFRDAYLAGNALIHQRTDYIDPVKTDLYGKASTPQRGVVSFDPDLVQSGLTLYTSGHTQKAFLIDFQGNVVHEWYMPYSKVWDKSSAVTDPVDDVNTYFRKALMYPNGDLLVVYDGVGDTPHGYGLVKMDRDSKLIWKYLERGHHDIDIAPDGRVFTLTHAITHHVIEKATFLQPPRIDDYLVELSPEGKQLKKIPLLETFVNSPFRGMLDIVPWYLLDAGDFLHTNGVDYVTAEMAAVFDFAKEGQVLISMREPGALALIDLEQEKMSWAIRGPWIGQHDPDMLPNGHFLLFDNNGHFGPGGRSKILEFDPKTYEVSWSYTGTEDKPFHSVIRGVQERLANGNTLISDAQNGRMLEVTPDNRIAWEYMNPERRGDKDAYIPIISGAHRVDPTMLDADFRNTLKTPQGG encoded by the coding sequence GCGTTTTGCGCCGGTAGCTTCGTGGTGCTCGGCAAGGTCTTTCCTTACGAGCTTTTCCGGGACGCCTACCTCGCCGGCAACGCGCTGATCCACCAGCGCACCGACTATATCGATCCGGTCAAGACCGACCTCTACGGGAAAGCCAGCACGCCGCAACGTGGTGTCGTGAGTTTTGACCCGGACCTGGTCCAGAGCGGCCTGACCCTATACACCTCCGGCCATACCCAGAAAGCGTTCCTGATCGACTTCCAGGGCAATGTGGTTCACGAGTGGTACATGCCCTACAGCAAGGTGTGGGACAAGAGTTCGGCCGTCACCGATCCGGTCGACGACGTCAACACCTATTTCCGCAAGGCGCTGATGTATCCGAATGGTGACCTGCTGGTGGTCTACGACGGTGTCGGCGACACCCCGCACGGCTATGGCCTGGTCAAGATGGATCGCGATTCCAAGCTGATCTGGAAGTACCTGGAACGCGGCCACCACGATATCGACATCGCACCGGACGGTCGGGTGTTCACCCTGACCCATGCGATCACGCACCACGTGATCGAAAAAGCGACCTTCCTGCAGCCGCCACGCATCGACGACTATCTGGTGGAACTGTCGCCCGAAGGCAAGCAGCTCAAGAAGATTCCGCTGCTGGAGACCTTCGTCAATTCGCCGTTCCGCGGCATGCTCGACATCGTGCCCTGGTACCTGCTCGACGCCGGCGATTTCCTGCACACCAACGGCGTGGACTACGTTACCGCCGAGATGGCCGCAGTCTTCGACTTCGCCAAGGAAGGTCAGGTGCTGATCTCCATGCGCGAACCGGGCGCACTTGCCCTGATCGATCTCGAACAGGAAAAGATGAGTTGGGCGATCCGTGGCCCGTGGATCGGCCAGCACGATCCCGACATGCTGCCGAACGGCCACTTCCTGCTGTTCGACAACAACGGGCACTTCGGTCCCGGCGGCCGTTCCAAGATCCTGGAGTTCGACCCCAAGACCTATGAAGTGAGCTGGAGCTATACCGGCACCGAGGACAAGCCGTTCCACAGCGTCATTCGCGGTGTACAGGAACGTCTCGCCAACGGCAACACCCTGATCAGCGACGCCCAGAATGGGCGCATGCTCGAAGTCACCCCGGACAATCGCATCGCCTGGGAGTACATGAATCCCGAACGGCGCGGCGACAAGGATGCCTATATCCCGATCATCTCCGGCGCCCATCGGGTAGACCCGACGATGCTGGATGCCGATTTCCGGAATACCCTGAAGACCCCCCAAGGAGGCTAG